One segment of Meriones unguiculatus strain TT.TT164.6M chromosome X, Bangor_MerUng_6.1, whole genome shotgun sequence DNA contains the following:
- the LOC110543540 gene encoding homeobox protein Rhox13-like: MADKVYFDHNYFNVSDLEEDNNGGGEQGDVASTSATVVGAVTGDGHRGEGAIGPATTCDLNDDDKEGDRSQESTSDSEKTDDNGDLDLNTNDHDILEPAPEPEQEQEEQEQEEPVLATVQIPRARPSRRHRRIPFHFTQWQVEELENLFEETQYPDVLTRGELARALNVPEVKVKVWFINRRAKERKNERRAMLRNMPPGVEDFIFMADVEEPL, from the exons ATGGCCGACAAGGTTTATTTTGACCACAACTATTTTAATGTGAGCGATCTTGAAGAAGATAACAATGGTGGTGGAGAGCAGGGAGATGTGGCCTCCACCTCGGCCACGGTGGTGGGGGCGGTGACAGGCGACGGCCATAGAGGTGAAGGAGCCATAGGCCCCGCTACCACGTGTGACCTGAATGACGATGACAAGGAGGGTGACCGGAGCCAAGAAAGTACCAGCGACTCTGAGAAGACCGATGACAATGGTGACCTTGACTTGAACACTAACGATCATGACATTTTGGAGCCAGCACCGGAGcctgagcaggagcaggaggagcaggagcaggaggagccagTCTTGGCTACTGTTCAGATTCCTCGGGCCCGCCCTTCTCGCCGGCACCGTCGCATTCCATTTCATTTCACACAATGGCAGGTGGAGGAATTGGAAAACCTGTTTGAGGAAACCCAGTACCCTGATGTACTTACAAG AGGAGAGCTGGCCCGAGCTTTAAATGTGCCTGAAGTCAAAGTAAAG GTATGGTTCATCAACCGCAGGGCCAAAGAGCGGAAGAATGAGAGACGTGCAATGTTAAGAAATATGCCACCGGGTGTCgaagatttcatttttatggcGGATGTGGAGGAGCCACTTTAG